CAGAGAACAGCACAACACTCCTCTTTTACAATCACGTGGAGGAATTGGTGACGTATTCCAGTAAAAGAGCATGAAACATGATATGTGTACATTACAATAAATAATGTGTCTATGATAAGTCTGCAATCTTCTGCTTGGATTTAAACATCTGCTTCTACTGCAACGGGGAAATTGATGGAGATATATGTAAATACATCTGAATTAGAGAATTCCACCCATGCTGAGGTTAATCTTACCACTAATACCACTCAGGGTAAAAATACACTATCTCATCCAGGGAACAAATTACAGCTAGTCAATTCCCCGCTTTACTATCACGTACCGAAATGACCACATCTGCAAAAAAATGTTTAGAAGCAACATAATAGAAATGAAAAGAGATCCGTAGAGGTGTGAGGTTAAATAAACCTGCAACCGAGAGATTTAAAGCTCAGTGACTCCACTTATTTGCAAAAACTATTGTGAAAGAAGAAAAGCACATTCACAATAGGGCTGCATGAAACTAGGAAAACATGCGGTAACGTTGTTTAATATCGCGATGACGATACAACTTgccataaataaacataaacagtcCCTGTCTAAAGTAGCAGAGATCTGAATGCCCAAATTCACAACTTATTTCCTAAAAATGACAGGGATAAAGTATGACAGCTGTAAATCTGCGATGTGCCACATCTCCTCAAAGACGCTACAGGCTTCTACAGCTGCAATGGAAGACATTGTGTGTTCAACAGCATTATTGGAAAGGGGCAAAAAAGAAAGCCACTTGAGGGACATCTTGGCTAGCGTTTACTAGAAAGCATGTGGGGGACCCTGACACACAGTGCAAAGGTTTTATGGGCTGTTGGGGGGAGAACCGAACTCTGAACATCATCTCATGATCTCAATACGAGCTATTGTTGAGACAGGTTCAAATGTAAGGGTTGTGCGACCTGAGCCCGATGATTCCCTGGATTACAGGCGCGTGCGGAGTCCAAATATCAAGCAGACAGCCCAGTTAACATGAACGATCCCAAATCAAAACATCATTTCAAAATGTAAGGTCCAGCGATCCACACCctactcaaagtgcagtttaacATGCGGCTACAAGAAGATACCAACTTTGGCAATGCAAAAATACACATGTATAGCACATGCTAGTATAGGCCTTTGGACACATTTTGACAGCCAGGCACACACTGTCATATGGAGAAGTACATTTTTCTTGCCCTTATCTTTATGAGGCTAATGCCAGTGCTCTGTGGGAACATGTAGATAACCAGTCCTTCCTCATTCTTCTTCACCATCTGTGTGGAAGTTTTAGGGACACTCTCTGCCCCAGCAGCTTGGGAAGCACTGTTATTTCTTTACTGTTAGTTCAGGACACAAGGGGATCAAGGTTGTACTTTTACAATGTTTTGTCACAAAACAACTTTTGATTACTGCAGGGAAATGTCAGGCCAGAGCAGCGGAAAACTGTCTTGTAACAGTTTTGATTCagatatgttcaatatttttGGACGAAAGATTTCACAAATGCAGTGTAAAGTATAAATGTGGTTAATACCGATACAGAAGTATTATTTAATCTAATTTATGAACAATTGAAAAATCAGGGGAAACATGACCCATCTCAGGATAATATGGTACGACAGACTAATCAATGGAAAACAGCAGCCTAAGGCACAGTTAAAATAAAGCCAGTCAGATGTCGATAGTGAAATTGCACTGTAATCTATTCATCAACTTTgttatatgaatatttaaactAATGGATTTTGCATCGATAAATTCCTATTAAAAAGTGGCGACATCTCAAGCATTTGTGTAGCCCTCACTGAAAACTAAATGAAGCTTAATCCTCATCTAGCAAATGTGATTTCCTGCTAATTCTCTAAGGACCAGCAGCACCGACAATAGGATGAGAGAAAGCCAGCGAGAACACTAGAGACCAAagttcacataaacatgtcGAGAGCTCTGCTGCTCCCACAGTGGGAGCAGACTGGTTACTGGGGAGAAAACATTTCCAGAGAAAGTTGCTCAACTCCCAAATACAAGGGTAAAATGGAGCTGTTCCTTTCATAACTTGAGGCTGTTCAGAAGAAACATCTGGGTGCTGATGTAAGGAAATATCTCCATCTTCATCCAGACTTTATGAGCCTTGAGAGTGTCAGTTCAACACAATGACTCTCCTGTAACTCCAAACTCCTTACCATCGGGGATGACTATGGGTACCTCTGGTGCTGCTGCGTCTGCCGAGCGCGACCCAGATTCACTTGAGCGCGAGGATGACTCCCTCTTCCCTGCATGCCTTCTGGAGCTCTTCCTGTCACACATTAGCCCTGCAAAGTCGCCCCTGTTCTTCTGCCTTCCTCACAGCCACTGACTCATGACCTATCCTCCCCCTCGGTGAGAACTTGGTTCAGAACTGTGGCCCCGCGGAGCATCCACAGAAACCAAGTCAAGTGTCCTTGCTGGAAAGCGGAAAGTCTTCAGCGTGTCCTGTGTCTGTAACTTTTGCCTGGGACCTAGTTCAGAAAGTTGCATACACCTCCCCTGTGCTGTCAAACATAGCATGGAGAGCAGCGCTGCGCCCGTTACACTCACACGGATCAATTTGGACCCTTGCTTGGTTTGTATCAATATTTATTCTGCTCACAAAAGTACTCTGTGCCGTTCCCTCTCATGTCAACCACACACGCAaccacacacgcaaacacacacacgtatgcacaCACAGAGGCTTTATATTGATCTTAACAGGGGCATGATCATCAGTGGGAGGAGCATAAAACAGTGGCTGGTATATTTATCCAACCCCAAGAGAGAAAAATAGGCCCAAGTAAGAGACCCTGGAGAAGAACAAGACACATTTAGATGCAACTAAATCTTTCCCTTATTAGCAGAACCAATCAGATGTCACATCGGCAACGAAAAACACTTTCCGACCTGAGCATGTAAAGCAAAGCTTGAGCGCACAGACCACTGGGAAACTTTTTCCTCCCTTCACAAATGCACCAGAGAATCTGTAATGCCAGTGTTGAATTGATCCTCAAAAAATCAATCCTCCATCGCTCCCCTGCAGGGCCTCAATAGCCCCACTCTGACGCAGGAACTGAAGGGTTATATTAGGGCGAGCTGACCGACATTTAACTGTGAAGCGCGCCAAATCGGGTCCCACTTTACAGCAGGCCTTGTTTTGAGAGTGCACAGCCTTGTGTAGTGCataagaaaaggaggaaaaacagCTCTGCGTGTAATCTAGGAAGGTGTTTGCATTTGTGTCAAGGTGAGAAATAAACTACGCTGGGTAGATAAATTACTGACCAATAAAGGAGCAGGAGAAACTGACAGACTTGAGCTGATTGGTCATTTTACACTTTCCCTTTTCCATTCACATAAATTCAACTGCATGCGGAAGACGGTTTAAGTACCAATATCTGTCAGTTTCATTGGGTGGTGATTTATCAAAACTGCTCAGTATCACTTCCACCCTTAAATCAAACTTGGAGAGTCTCACTTTGGGACTTTCTATGGTGGTATGCGGAAAAAACAAGTTGCCTGATTCAGTTGCCTAAATGTGTATGGTGGTGTCTCGCATTGTAAAATTCTGAATCCATCCATATATCATCTACAAAATTGAACGGGTTTATCCTCGGGTCAAGCCCCATCCCTCCACATAATTTCATGGATGGCCCAACTGTCCTCTtaagaaaccacattttaattcactcaatctggatttttatttgaatctgcacacactcatggtTACCAGTCCtccaaacatgcctgatttcttCCAtaaggatccatgaattattctctcagaaatcaatgaaaacattgaaaaacGTCCCCAACTCACATGTTCAGGAAAGTGAAAAGGAATTAGTGCTGGATCCAAACCACTCTTTAAACggataccacatccttccatcaagtttcatggtaattcatttggattttttttttgcaaaatctatctaacaaacagacaaacaaataaccTCCTTGACGCAGGTAACGGTCCTTTGAAAATCTTGCAAGATTTTATCTTCATGCCAATAGAGCTTTCGATGGTGAGAGGCTAAAATTGACCcagttgaaaacaaaaacatgtttccatGTGTATCTTCTGTTCCTCCGGGAGCCCTCTTTTCTGCAGAAGAAGTATTTtcagcagcaccaccaccaaTATAACCTCAGCTTTAAAAGATTAAGGACAACACATACAAGGATTCACACGACCACCACACCCGTTGACGTGAGAACCCGAAGGAAGCTACTGTTGCTTGTGTGATTACTGAACTCCATACTCAGTTTTGCACAGCCTGCTGCTGGATTTTGCATCTCAGGATTGTTCCAAGGGAGCATGTTGGCTTGCCAACGGTACGTTAAGCTTATCTGAGCTGGCTGATTGGCATTTCAACCGTAAGGTCCACTGGTAATCAGTGCAGGCTTATAACAAAGCCCCTTTTTactggagacaggaagtgatgagcgATCCAAACACAAACCTGCGCCTGTTACACAAACCAGCTGCGTGCAGAGCAGGGGCAGGACGTGAACCACACAGATATTTATAGACAGAGGGAGTTGCACTTTGACAGGGTGCCACCTCGTTATATGGCCGAATCAGAAATGCACAACATTCAATTCAATAAAACCACTGTATCCCAGCTGGTTGTGTTGATGGTTCTTGCTTGTTGTGAGAAAGAACAGGAAAATATTTCCTGGCCAACAAACGCTCATACAATCAGATGGATTTAGAGGAGCAGTCAGAGGACAATGAAGCCAACTatgttgtaaacattttttttaatctgtgtctTTAGATACGTTTATCATCACACTGTGTGATGGTTTAAGGCTGCCAGGTTTATTCTGTGCAGCATGGCAGCTAACTGACACATCAACAGTGACTGAGAAATGCTTTTGTTCTAAGAGTAACTAGAAAAACAATAGGCAACAAAGCAGAATGGTGCTATGTGTGTACGCAAGTGTATTTGGATACATGGACATAAGCACACATACGTATACATCTTGGCTTCTGGCCATAAATACACAACCCATCGGGACATGAGATGAAAAGTAATAACcaacatcattattattaaaacgGATTAACTTGATCTTCTTCTAAATGTATGGACTTTAGCACAGCTTGACTAGCTCAGCTAGTAGGGCATAGCATTAGCCACAGCTCCACCCCTAACCCACGCTCCTGTCCAGCTTCAGAATGAAAACTCACGCCAGCAGCAGGCCTCTAGCTCCTCCTGCGGTTGGTCGTGTCTGCCTTCTCCACTGCCTGTGTCCCCTAAACAAGGCCTGGCTCGATGGAACAGCCTTCCTGCCAGCCTGTGAATAACAGACATCATAAAAGGCTGGAGGAAACCAGCCGACAGTCTGTGTAGAGCCTCAAAAGTAAAGCAAGTCCAGTCGATCGAACAAAGCCGGAATTCCAGAGAGTACGAAACCAACAGTTTCTTCTAAGACATAACTTAAAGCTATCCAGGCTGGCTGTGTTTAGCCCATGGAGCAGTACAGGCGATGAACAACAGTGCAGAGCCTGGGCTGGAGCTTCCTTGCTCcttcacttcctgctgcagttcACAGTGTCTGTCCGCCCTGCTTCTTCCTGTGGGCCAGAAGTCAGCTTTTTACACGAGAGCAGCGTCTCTCCGCTCATCTTCCCTCGGACTGGAAAGTTCAGAGGAAACAGAGCCTGTGCACCTGAACCAGCTCTTGACACTCCCTTTCCATTTTCCATAGAAACCAAACTGAGCTGCCATGTTGTCCTTAATCTCTAGCTGCTCTGTGGAAAATTAAACTCCTGAATAAGGCTCTGGACCCCTGGTCAGCACCTGCCCTCAGGGGATCGGGTGGGTCCAGAGTGATCGGGCTGATAAGGACGTGAGCAAACCTCCCACCAGAATTACCTCCTATGTCCTTGGTTTTAACCTTTCAATTCTAAAATTTCTACCACCACTAAACCTTATTAAAAAGTCTTTGAGAAAATCTGAAAGTCATGGGCTTCGTTACAGAGGTTCGCAGATGGGTTAACATTACAGTGGGACTGAAGGCCATTCTTCACACCTACTTTCCACCAGCAGCAAGGAGCTGACACTCAGTTTGCAGATAGCTGTTCAGACTTTGCTCACTTGAGCGTTACATATGGTGTCGTGTATAAAAGAATGGAAATGTGTCCTCTCCGGGCTGGAAGAAGGTGTAACAGGCATTTTATTGAGACATTTCCCTCATTTTGTAGTTCATATTGATGTACCTAACCCTAACTTCACCTTTATTTTGTTGAATGTCCAATCATTTCTCATTGTAATGAGCTAgcaatgaaaatattattatgGAAAAGAAGCTAATCAACCAAACTAAAAGTTACGCTCGCAAAAGGGATTAGTGACAGCAGAGCATACATGTACATGGGGACACATACAAGTGCCCTTGTTCTAGATGCTGCTCATCACATGATGTTCAAGAGACTCCTCTGCTCCAAGTTTCTGCCTGAAGAGGATCACCCTCATGCATCATATGACCAGGTCCTGGTggttatttcccccccccccccccatccctgaTAACAGCCGACTCCCCTCCACTCGCCaactgtctgtgagtgtgtccaCATTAGATTAACATTCAACTCATCACTTACATACACATCCTGAAATAATGTGTGCATCTGTGGTCTTGAATCAAAAGTCTGCATTGCTTAGAAAGTGCAGAAGAAAACAGCCCCACACCAGGCTTTGGGTTTGCAGTGTTATTCCAGCCTTTCATAACCTTTTGATTAGagggagggaagaaaaaaaaaacttctgaaaCACAAGAACCACAAGGAAACCTATGACTGTTGCATAAGGCCAGTTTTTGTCATCCTCGCCTCGTACCTCTCAATATAACCTGGGGCTTTAATCACGAGCTTTCCCACAGAATCAGCGGGGAGAATGAATAACATCCTCTGCTGTTCTGCTGGGGATGAACATGGTGGCATTGTACAAGGCAGCTGGGCCTGGAAGTTTGTGTGCGGACGTGAAAGGCCACAGTTATCAGCAAAGTTAGGGGGGGGACTGAGCAATGTGGTGTTGTTATGAAGGCAGATCTCTGGGCCTCGATGATAAGTTGCACTTCTCTGGTCTCTGGCAATGTGGTGAACAGGAAATGAATGTCAGCGACTCAATCCGCCGACAGATGCggccagctgctgcagccgcgGGTTCGGGGTACTCACCGCTCTCCATCTCATTGCCCTTCTTTGCAGTGGGCGTGTTGCCCATGATGGCAGGCTGGTGGTGGAGTCCCTGGGTCCGGGCTGACTTCTCCTGTACAAGTCGTGGAGTGATGCTACACCTCTTAGCGCAGTCGACAGTCTCAATGAAGCTGACAGCTAGCTACTAGCTAACAGCTACCATTATTGACCGATGGGTGCGAATGTATTTCTTCCCCAATACTTTCCCCACGTCGAAAAACAACCTCCAGCCCAGCGAGTAGATCCAAGTTCGCAGCTAAAACTGACGCTTTGAGTGAGCTAGGCTAGCACGGCTGCTAGCCGAGATAACCAGTGGATGTTAGCTTGGTAGCGTTTAGCTTGTCGATTTGCAGGCGAGCACCGGCAGGTCAAGACGGCACTCGACTGTCCTTTGCTTCCAGATAAGGCTTCGTTTATCCGAAATCAAGTCAGGACCAGGAGAGATCGTCGAAAGCCGTTTTTCCGTCTGTCAAACGAGCAAGCTGGCGTTAGCTCGTAGCGTCCCTCGCAGTCGTATCCTGGCCTGACCTACCCAGGTGCTATCTCTTGTAGTCAGGCCTTTTCAGCTGAGACCCGGGAAACAAAAGTGCCGTCCGGGTTATTGGTTTTCTCCGCTGTTTCTTATGTCAAATGGATCTCCCTCCATTCATTCCTAAAGCAGCCGTCAAGTGCAATGGGACCGATCATCTGATAGTCGATTACTAAAATCAACAGACCCCCCTTCCATTAATCTTCAGACCGCAAGGGAAACTCCAGTCATCCATCTGGCTGGTCCCGCCTCTGACTGGCTCCGATTGGCTGCGCTCACAAACGCTTGCGTGACAGAGGTCAGGACTCGAGCGCTGATTGGAAGAGCGTCAACACATCCAATTGTTGCATTGATTTGATTCGTATGTTAACGTTGTCCCGCCTCCCGGACTTGCTTGTAGCCCAAACGCcacaaactgtgtttttatttgtatattatcGTCTTTAAATATAAACTCTCTGTTTTCGTCAGACTCTGTTTAGTGCAGATAATCAATCTAATGGATTGATCTTGTAATGTTCATACATTTGCATTGCAGTGTTTCTCAAAGCTAGTTCTGCAGCTTAGCCACTCCTTCTACCCAACCCATCTATGATTGGGTGTGACGTTAACAGGCTATTTTTagtcaaatgtgaaaatacaaGGGTGTACTCACATTGTTATTTGTGTTCCAGAGTTTACAATCTACTGTGTTTTAAACTTATGGTTAAAAGTTAAAGTGCGTACTGGGCACAGATGTAGATATATTAAAAAGTGGTTGATATTTAGTTTTCCTTTCTGTAataacaaaaaggaaaacatgaagACAGAGTTGGCACTATAATTAGTAGAAAAATAGTTTTCACAATCACACAGCCACATAACAAATACAACGTTGTTTTATTTGGAACACAAAactgcaaacaaaaaaacacagaggaagtgaTACAGCCCACACATAGCCCATCCCATACTCCACAATGTATGTGGGAATACATTTTAAGTGCATCAGGAATTTGAGCACAAACACAATGGCAGATTATGCCAGCAACATATTGCAATTTATTTGCCTATTGCTTCAGTGCTGAAATCCTCTTAAATGGGTACAAATTCATTCTGCACCAACAAAAACAGATGGTAAAACAATTTCACCACAGCTTTCTGTTCGTTTCAGTCCAGCTGTAGTGTTTCTTAGCTGCTGCTTTTCCTTCCATGATTTAAACTATTTCAATATTGCTTTCAGCATCATGGCAAGGAACTCCCCAGCCAATAGCGATGATAATTCGAGATGTCTGATGCCAAGGAGGTGAGAGTTCATTTGTGACCAAAAGCCTCACTGAAATAAGTGCAGCTTTAAGGCAAAGATGTTTGCACATCCACACTGGAATGTCCACAGGCATTCTTCCATGTTAAGGTCTCGTGCTGTGATATATCACCTTTGGGATCATCGCTACGTCTTCTGGGGCGTCTCTATAAGCAGTCCATGGAATTATCTGGTAGTATTCCCAAGGGTGGGGCCTTGCCCGGGAGACAGGATGGAGGGAGCATGGAGTTTGATGAAGGATCCACATTTTCAGAGTCTTCCATTCGCTCTGCACAGCCTTCCCAGTTTATATGGAACCTGGTAACACGTGGGTTTGACGCCAGAATATTTCTCtgaagctgaagaagaaaaaatggaCATAAAGATTAATATTGCTCCATATCAGATCTGATTAGCATGCAGTTCCTATCAAATAGATAGGTTTCAATGATCTTCTCAAGGTAATGTTATTTTTAAGTACTAGCCACATCAGATTTTAGATCATTTTACTGTTTTTGAATTCGCCATGTGTGCTAACAAGTATGGCTCAGAATAACCTGAAATATGTGTAAACACTTAAATGACAGCATTTAAAAACCCTAACACTTTTCAACATGACTGCTAAATGTTCTATTACCGGTGACAATTTTTGTTGATTGCAACTATCCTGGAGCTTAATATCTAATAGTGTATGGCATCTTGACTCCTGCAAAATGATAGTGTGAGCTCTGACCTTCAGAATGATATTCAACACTTGATGATCATATTGACAACTATATAAATATCCTAAACAAAACTATAGAATTGCCACTGTCGTCACTGTTAATCCCACATCTTGATATTCTTGTGCACCCATGAGTGAGAGGTTTCATTACAAATGTCAGTTACCTTAAAAAAATGTACacctacaaaaaaaaatcctatgtCATTACAGGAAAAAAATCACAGAAGCTTGTAACTGAAGTTACCATCAGTATTATGATTTTGAAAAGAGACTTTTTAAGATTATTGGTTGACTTTTTAAGAATTTGAAAATCTAACCACAGCCATGGCAGAATACCAAGCTGCAATTCCACGATGCTTGCTGACTACATTTCTTGCGATTTTTGTCATTACTAGAaggaaatatttaataaatacataaattgtgtatttgtattgtgGGAATTTTACAAAACTTTCTCTACAAAACTTGTATGACAAATTGATATTCAATTATTAATTCAAAAGCAATGAAATAAGCATTAGACAATAGACTTGTTGGCATCAGAAGTTCCAGAGATTAATCAATAATCTGACCTGTGTGTAGTCTGGCTTGATTGGTGGATTTTCACGAAGCTCAGGATCTGTGTATTCGTTGTTCACATAGTAACCAATGCGAATGAATTCCTGGCCACGATATGTACAGGTAATCAGCACCACAGTTACACCAACAGCATCACTTTCAGGGATCAATCCAGTGTTTGGAGCATCAGCCTGttagaagaacaacaacacagagatgtgaacaaaatacataaaatgtgtttatttcaggAACGGTATCTCTCTACCACTCAGACAGGAATCGTAGCACTGCTGAGTATAACAATTCAGTCAGTCCAGTATGACCATTTTATTAAGTGTTTGGTATCCATTGTTGACGTAACCAGCATAACATAGGATGACATGCTAATCAAATACTGTGGTGGTGCAAAAAGGCCAGGACAGATGCAAATGtagagatgaaaagaaaagtatACTACAACCAGTGGTCTCCTGGTTGTTtagaagacaaacaaaaaggttaGAGGGTGCAATTACTATTGCTGTACAAGAACATGAGGGGTTATGTACTGTTCAAGGTTTatgcagaggtgtaaagtaacgaattacatttactcacgttactgtaattgagtagttttttgtgtactttgtaattttttgagtagcttttgaaatgggtaattttacttttacttaagtagattttgactgaagtattgtacttcgctacattggaaattacagccgttactgagtaaaaaaaacaaacagttcaaggcgcaaggcaattctcactgcagtggtagatgctgcatagagtggatgacgttccctcacgtgcacgttcaacatatgaaaactgatcgtaaagttcactgttcgagaaaaatatgcgcaacactgcacagggagccactgctgagcggctgcagagccgcgggtggccgaccttgtctacggcgaaagagcgatttgtttactgctccgccgttaaagacatgctgacgtcaaaacattagttcggctataatattagttccgcctcgcattttcccctcccggcCGCGCGCGCACATGTTATGCCACcgcacagtttgagaatcactgcgctacacagggccggccctagcacatttggtgctctatgcaagcttcactcctggtgcccccccccccagactgcatttcttttcaaataaacaaagatcgcaacaacatggtgcaagcattcgatttagacagcggaaaacattccgtaacgttttagctagacttcagataatatgaacgtgttcaccgttcaaattcattatttatcattaagttgcgttcagttcaacgttctcataaaaatgaacgtcttcaatgaacgcgttcttttgaactcgttcatgaacaacactgcctgaaactcaacacTGGCCTACCTGCCCCTGCCGCCTGCGAGCTACTCTTCAGCTGTGCTGGattgctgttcactgcaaagcGAGCCTGGATGAGCtctactcaccttgaaaatcagctgctgctcaaactcaacaagaagtttgtagactagtgctctaaaggtggaccaaagtttaaccaaaagtttaaatatacagtgcgacagtggcattttaactttttattttagctggattggatttatgaccccttgtccttttttgcactgtataggagcggcctCCATCAAGTTGttgaaagtaactaagtaacttttacttaaagtacattttaaattaactactttttacttgagtagatttttagatgggtacttttacttgtacttgagtaaaatttcatcaaagtaaagctacttttacttgagtacaatatttcagtactttttacacctctgggTTTATGTTATACTTTATATTGTAGAAGCACTTTTTCAGTTCTTTGACCGATCCAAACACACCTGAAATACAAACATATGTCTGCCAGCAGGTACAGGTCCAACCAGGACGGAGTCAAGGACTTGGTCATATTCTTCACTCTCTGCTGATCCAACATAGATGATCTTCCATTCCAGGtctataaaacatgaaatagcagttaagtaaaaaagaaaagaaagcatTCATGTGCTTATACAATAAGTCCATTAACTGATCTGATGATCAACAAAAAAATGTCCAGTTATATTTTAAACACACTGACCACATTAGCCACATATATgccaagttaaaaaaaagtgtctcaacaggtaaatataaaaataaactgcgGTGAAAATTACTGCTGTTACGGTCTGGATGTTTTCTCACCACAGTAATAAAGCCACTTCTTACCAACAAAGACATTTAGATCATTGACAGGCATGTACAGGGTTTTTCTTAGAGGGGTCATGTTTTTCCTGTTCCAAATTAACTTTCAACAGTGGTTGATTCCTAAAAGAATTAAGTAGCTATTGTATGATAGTCCCCTAACTTGGGGGAAAGGTAACAGCGCACGCACAAACAAGCTCCGTTTATgacgcccctctctctctctctcgggacAAGCTGATGAATGCGTGTTTCTCTGAGGACAGATTAAATTCATTAAGAAAAGTGTAGATTATTTTGTGATAATCAGTTCTGATATTCAGCGTAATTTCTaacaaatcaacatttaaactgTAGTGCGTCAGCTGAGTCTgaaagagagagcagcagagtgagtgtgtgtgtgcactgttacTTTACCCTCAGGTTCTGGGATCATAAAAAGCTATGCAATTATTGTATATAATAAACCGCTCATAATGATCTGAACCAGGACAAAGCGCGATCACAAGAAGTTTCCACAGTGGAATTTAGTctggaggaggcaggaaatTTGACGGAGCTTCCTCGCAATTTACTGTTCTCCCTATTCTCTTCTTCTGACAATGATTCGTTGACGGAATAACCCGTAATGATCTGAATATCTTGAATTTACTATCTAGGGCAGCAGGGCTCCATCTAATTGGACAAATGTTTTGACATGCAGTGCATGAATGCATGGCACATGGAACACCTTTTATCGTAGTTCAAGCTGTTTTTGTGATATCACGCATGTTGATGTTGCAATGACAATACATTTTTGATATATCATGCAGTCCTATTAAAATCAACATAATTTACATATCTAATGTATGGAGACCTGAAGCGCACTGTGTTTCGGTTGGCAttgtgacagagacacagagaatagCAGTAAATCAGAGCCGGTAAAAACCGTAAAAG
Above is a genomic segment from Pleuronectes platessa chromosome 16, fPlePla1.1, whole genome shotgun sequence containing:
- the asf1ba gene encoding histone chaperone asf1b-A, producing the protein MAKVQVLNVAVLDNPSPFGNPFQFEITFECMEDLPEDLEWKIIYVGSAESEEYDQVLDSVLVGPVPAGRHMFVFQADAPNTGLIPESDAVGVTVVLITCTYRGQEFIRIGYYVNNEYTDPELRENPPIKPDYTQLQRNILASNPRVTRFHINWEGCAERMEDSENVDPSSNSMLPPSCLPGKAPPLGILPDNSMDCL